A region of the Cyprinus carpio isolate SPL01 chromosome A14, ASM1834038v1, whole genome shotgun sequence genome:
TTCGCAATGGAAGCTGGAGGACAAAGGCGCAAAGGGGAGTGCTGGAGGACGGTTCTCTGTTTACTTCTGTGCTTTGGGCAGCAGATTTCAGCTCAGATAAGATACTCTGTTCCAGAGGAGGTAAAAGAGGGATCTGTTGTAGGAAATATCGCCAAGGATTTGGCACTTGATGTCAGTACTTTGATGGACAGACGGTTCCGTATTGTGTCTGGATCAGATGAAGCGCTTTTCGTGGTAAATCAAAACAATGGCGTTTTATATGTCCAAAGAAAAATTGACAGAGAGGCGCTGTGTGATAGTATTGGAGCGTGCTTGATAAACCTAAAATTAGTGGTGGAAAATCCACTTGAGATCCATTATATTGTCGTTGAGATAATTGATGTAAATGATCATTCCCCTACatttacagaaaaagaaaagcgaTTAGAAATTTCCGAAAACACTCTTCAGGGAACTCGTTTTCAGCTGCAAGCTGCGAGTGACCCTGATAGTGTTGTGAATTCTGTGCGTTTGTACAAATTAAGTCAAAACGAGCATTTTGATTTAGAGATAAGGGACAGGGGAGAAGACAAATTGCCATTTCTGGTTTTACAAAAGCCCCTTGACCGTGAGAAAGATGCTgagcacaatttatttttaacagcaatAGATGGTGGCAATCCGCAAAGATCAGGAACATTGAATATAACAATACTTGTTCTCGATGTAAATGACAACCGCCCTGTATTTAGTCAAGATGTTTACTCTACAACACTGCATGAAAACGTGCAAATTGGAACTTTAGTAATGAAAATTCTGGCAAGTGATTCTGATGACGGTCCAAATGGTGAAGTGTCTTACACTTTTGGAGGGGACAACAAGCAGAATATGTTTCAGATTTTTACCCTGGATAGATTAACAGGAGTAATCCATGTAATAGGAGAGGTCGACTTTGAAAAGACCAATGTTTATAAGTTGGATATACAGGCATCTGACAATGGGCAGCCGCCTTTGACTACAGACTGTAGagtaattataaaaatactaGACATAAATGATAATGAGCCGACCATAGAGGTGACATCTCTATCGAAGATCGTGTCTGAAGACTCCAAGCCTGGTACTGTAATCTCACTCATTAGTGTTACTGACAGAGACACTGGTGTGAACGGGAAAAGTGTGTGCGCTCTGTCAGAAAATGTTCCATTTGAATTAAAACCATCAGTTCAGGAAAACATGTACTCGTTAGTAACTAAAGGGAACCTGGACCGTGAAATTGTATCACATTATGACATTACAATAACAGCGGGCGACTTGGGTCAGCCTCCACTGTCCTCATATAAAACTCTGAGCGTGCAGGTGTCAGATGTTAATGACAACCCACCTGAATTTAGTTTAAATCCCATCGAATTATATATGACTGAAAACAACGCTGCAGGCGCGCCCATTCTCACGCTGAGTGCTTTTGACAAAGACTTAAATGAAAACTCTGTGATTTCATATCAGATTATTAAAGGGAATGGGACACAAAGTGATATGACATCTtttctaaatattaattctgAGACAGGTGTAATATATGCACttaaaacttttgattttgagACTGTCAAAACCTTTCAATTTTACGCGCTCGCTACAGACTCTGGAACTCCATCTCTCAGCAGTAACGTGACAGTGAATGTGTTTATTCTGGATCAGAACGACAATGTTCCAGTGATCTTATATCCAGTCAGCGCTAACGGTTCTGCTGAGGTGGAAGAGATTCCCCGTAATGTGAACGCAGGCCATTTGGTGACTAAAGTCAGAGCCTATGACGCAGATATAGGATACAATGGCTGGTTAttattttcactgcaggaagttaGTGACCACAGTCTCTTTAGTTTGGACCGCTATACAGGACAGATAAGGACCCTTCGCTCATTCACAGAAACAGACGAGACCCAGCATAAACTGCTCATACTGGTCAAAGACAATGGGAACGTTTCACTCTCAGCAACAGCGACTGTGATTGTCAAAGTTGTGGAGCCCAAAGAGGCTTTTGCAGCTTCTGATGTAACAACCGCAGTTAAAGACGAGGaggaaaatgtgacattttatttgatcatcacTTTGGGCTCGGTTTCAGTGCTTTTTGTAATCAGCATCATCGTGTTGATTGTAATGCAGTGCTCTAAATCGACAGACTATTCGTCCAAGTATTTACAAGATACAAATTACGACGGGACTCTGTGTCACAGCATCCAGTACAGATCTGGAGACAAACGGTACATGTTAGTTGGACCCAGAATGAGTATCGGCTCTACTATAGTCCCGGGCAGTAATGGAAATACTCTAGTCATCCCAGATCGCAGGAGGAGAGATTCTGGAGAGGTAAGAATGGTTTATTAAATCCAATTGCAGTGTTTGGTTtggatttataatttatatttgaatgtatacTATTTTATTGGCTTGCTGCTTCGTTTTTAGCGTTTGTTGTCTTTTCATGCTCCCATTTGTTTTAGCATGGCTGTTCATTGTTATAATGTCTAGACTTAAAAGATTAGGCTGTTTTTTGTTGCTCACGTCATGGTGGATTTCAGAGTTAAATTGAACCAATACAGAGatcatacatattattttttacatttttacatttacaagaaGAAGAACAGTTCTGTAGGACCATATTATATGTGGTCCTACAgaactcttcttcttcttcttctttattgttggattaaaatgtaaaatcttgaAATAAGATTATTCTCTCAAACTTTCTCTTATGACACCCTGAGTGAAGTACGTATCTATATTTTGTGAAATGAGATGGTTTCGTTTGTAAAACAATCCTTTCTACTTTAACTGCCATGCATTGACCActgaaaaaagaatatattttcttGATGTAGCtgtttttgtcaaaaacaaatcCACTCCACATGGTGTCAGTGTTACTCTAGGGCACTGTTCTGTTGCAAGCCCTACCCCATCGTGCGTCATCTTTAATGAGAAACAGAACACTGTTTTGTGCAGAGCAGCGGAGCAGTGAAGCCGTGTGTTTGAAGCAGTAGCGACTAATGATTCCATCGTACTACCTTTTTCAATCATGTACCTGATATCAGAAATACCAAAAGGAAAAGGCAGTGTTTCACGAGAAGAAAATCTATAACCTGAAGTTATCTTATTATCTTTATTTGCGATGGATGTCGGAGGACAATGGAGCAGACTGCCATGCCGGTGGATTACTCTTTCTTTGCTGTTGTGCGTCGGGAATCTGGTTAGTGCACAAGTAAAATACAATGTCCCAGAGGAAGTAAAAGTAGGATCTGTTGTTGGAAATATTGCAAAGGATTTAAGCCTTGATGTCAGTAATTTGGCACATCGTCGGTTTCGTATTGTTTCTGGACCTGATGACGCGCTTTTCCGGGTAAATCACAACAATGGGGAACTGTATGTCAATAAGAGAATAGACAGGGAGAAGCTGTGCGATGGAAACGCAGTTTGTTCGATAAGTTTGAAATGCGTTATTGAAGACCCCTTAGAGGTGCATTACATAGAAGTTGAAATTACAGATGTAAACGATAATCCACCAATTTTCCCGAGATCTGAACAGCAATTTGAAATAGCCGAGCATACGCTTTTGGGAACACGTTTCCAAGTACAAACTGCCAGAGATCCTGATCTGGGAATTAATACGGTTCGACACTATAAATTAAGTCAGAATGAGCTGTTTGATATCGACATTCGGGAAAGGCATGACACAAAAATaccatttttagttttaaagaaaGCGCTGGATAGAGAAAGGCAAGGCAAACATGGACTCATTCTGACAGCCATAGATGGTGGAAACCCACCAAAATCAGGGACTCTTAACATCACTGTTATTGTTCTGGATACAAATGACAATCGGCCCGTCTTCAGCCGCGACTCATATACTGCAACAATCCTGGAAAATGCAGCCCCGGGCACTGTCGTAATTAAAATAAACGCAACTGATTTAGATGATGGAATGAACGGTGAAATCGATTTCTCTTTAGGCGAAAATTTAGAAGGAAAAATACACGACCTGTTTACGCTTGACAAGAGCACAGGTGAATTACAAGTTAAAGGGAAAATAGACTTTGAGGAAACGGATGTCTTTAAATTAGATGTGCAGGCATCTGATAAAGGACAGCCTCCTCTGATAGCTGAAGCAGAACTTAGCATTAAAGTCACAGATGTTAATGATAACTCCCCTGAAATTGAGATAACATCTCTTTCTAACATTATATCTGAAAATGTGAATCCTGGAACGGCCATAGCCTTAATCAGCGTATCAGACAAGGACTCGGGTGTCAATGGCAGAGTAATTTGTACATTACCTGAAAATATGCCATTTGAgctgaaatcatcatttaaagaGAATATTTATTCATTAGTGACAAAGGGGCGTTTAGATAGAGAAGTTACGTCAAGGTATGAAATCACTGTAACAGCCACTGACTTAGGAAAGCCACCTTTgtcttcttttaaaatattatatatacaggtgtCTGATGTAAATGATAACGCACCAGAGTTTCTCCAGAATTCATATGAGCTTTATTTATCTGAAAACAATGTCGCTGGTGCTTCTATATTCTCTGTTACTGCATTTGACAGAGATTTAAACGAAAATGCTCTAATAGCATATAACCTAAATCAAGGTGATTTGACATCTTTTCTTAACATCAATTCAGAAACGGGGATCATTTATGCGCtgaaaagttttgattttgaaaccaCCAAAACCTTTCATTTCCAAGTTTTTGCCTCAGACTCTGGAACTCCATCTCTGAGCAGTAACGTGACAGTGAACGTGTTTATTCTGGATCAGAACGACAACGTTCCAGTGATCTTATATCCAGTCAGCGCTAACGGTTCTGCTGAGGGTGTGGAAGAGATTCCCCGTAATGTGAATGCAGGTCATTTGGTGACTAAAGTCAGAGCCTATGACGCAGATATAGGATACAACGGCTGGTTAttattttcactgcaggaagtttGTGACCACAGTCTCTTTAGTTTGGACCGCTATACAGGACAGATAAGGACCCTTCGCTCATTCACAGAAACAGACGAGGCCCAGCATAAACTGCTCATACTGGTCAAAGACAATGGGAACGTTTCACTCTCAGCAACAGCGACTGTGATTGTCAAAGTTGTGGAGCCAAAAGAGGCTTTTGCAGCTTCTGATgtgaaaaacacagtaaaagacGAGGAGGAAAACAACctgacattttatttgatcatcacTTTGGGCTCGGTTTCAGTGCTTTTTGTCATCAGCATCATCGTGTTGATTGTAATGCAGTGCTCTAAATCGACAGACTGTTCGTCCAAGTATTTACAGGATACAAATAACGACGGGACTCTGTGTCACAGCATCCAGTACAGATCTGGAGACAAACGGTATATGTCAGTTGGACCCAGAATGAGTATCGGCTCTACTATAGTCCCGGGCAGTAATGGAAATACTCTAGTGATACCAGATCGCAGGAGGAGAGATTCTGGAGAGGTAAGAATAGTTTTAAACTTTCTTAGGCTTTCGTAGGTATTTTAGaggattttattttgtatttatattggcATTCATATCAATGTCATTAATTAGTTAGCCTGTCTGCACacacatccacaaaaaaaactttaataaatatcttacttactattaacttttaattttttgtattatttttttttaatttttttttttttttttaacaattgcaTTTTAAACAAGTCCTGGTGTCAAAATCACACTCTGTGTGTTGCATAgtctatgtgtgcatgtgtttttttgtttgttttttaatatattttatgttatttgtctTTGAGACAAGAGCTGTCTGTTGCAACATGAAACgtgcaaatatatttttgccgAATAATAAAACGTTTCCCCCCCCAATTTGaaccataaaacatattttaataaagtttaaggTTTCTGGAGATTCACAGATATTGTAAACGGTAACGCTGGAGGTGGCTTGAAAGGTCCAATGGTCCACTCGGTGTCAGTGttgctttaatttttgttttccgGTTTTAAGTCCAGCCCAGGATGATGACGCGTAAGCTTGTATTGTCCTCCTTATCCTGGATGGTACGATCAGAAATGGAGTTTAAGTATGCGATCTGTTCTCCGTGTGTTTTCagttaaattgtattgtattacgCAGATAGATTGTACATTGTTGTTTGTAATCGCCGAGGAAATATTTCTGGCAGTCTCACAGTAATCGTTCTGTCATGGAAGCCGGAGGACAAAGGCGAAAATGGGCGTATTGGTGGATTGCTTTGTGTTTCTTCTTGCTTCTGTGTTTTGGACAGCAAGTTTCAGCGCAGATAAGATATTCTATTCCAGAAGAATTGAAAGAAGGATCCGTGGTAGGACAGATTGCTAAGGATCTTGGCCTTGATGTCAGCACTTTAATAAACAGGAGATTCCGTATTGTGTCTGGATCAAATGACGCTCTTTTTGAGGTAAATCAAAACAATGGCGTCTTATATGTTCATAAGAAAATTGACCGAGAGGAGCTATGTGATGGAAATGACGCATGCTTGATTAATCTGAAAATGGTGGTCGAAGATCCCTTGGAAATTCACTATGTTGGAGTGGAGGTAACTGATGTTAATGATAATTCACCCACATTTACAGAAGAGGAGCAGCATTTTGAGATTGCGGAACACACACCCACAGGGATGCGTTTCCAAATACAGGCAGCACGAGATGCTGATACGACTGTGAATAATGTCCAGTCGTATAAACTGAGTCATAATGAGCATTTCGAAGTTGAGACTAAGGACAGACATGACGAAAAAATACCGCTTTTAGTTTTAAAGAAAGCACTTGACCGTGAAAACGGCGCAGAACATAGATTAATACTAACCGCAATTGATGGTGGAAATCCACCACGATCAGGAAATCTTAACATAATTGTTACTGTTCTTGACGTTAATGATAACCGTCCTGTGTTCAGTCAAGACTCATATTCTGTAATGGTAAAAGAAAATGCTGCTATCGGTACGGTTTTGGTAAAACTTAATGCAACTGACTTGGACGAAGGTTTAAATGGTGTTGTAGAATACGCCTTTGGAAGAAACCTGAAGCGTAAAGTGCAAAATCTGTTTATACTCGATAGTGCAACAGGAGAAATTCAGATTAAAGGTGTGCTGGACTTTGAGGAAACAGAAGTGTACAAGTTAGACGTACAAGCATCTGATAAAGGCCAACCACCCTTAGCAGCAGAATCCGTCGTTATGATTAAAGTAGCAGATATAAATGATAACGCTCCTGAAATAGACCTCACGTCTCTTTCAAATATAGTTTCAGAGGATTCTAAACCTGGGACTGTAATTTCATTGATTAGCATCAGTGACAAAGACTCCGGTATAAATGGAAAGATAATTCTAAGTGTTTCTGATAATGTTCCTTTTGAGCTGAAACCATCAGTTCAAGAGAATATTTATTCCCTTGTAACTAAAGGAAAATTAGATCGAGAACTTGTGTCCCATTATGACATAACAATAAAAGTCACTGATTTAGGACAACCTCCATTATCTTCTTTTAAATCTCTGAGCGTTCAGGTATCAGATGTTAACGATAACAGTCCTGAATTTTCTCAAGATCCGCTTGAATTGTACTTAGTAGAAAATAACGCACCTGGTGCCTCCGTAATGTCTGTGAGCGCATTCGATAAAgatgtaaatgaaaatgcaatgattacttattatattattagaggGGGCGCTGCACAAAATGATATGTCCTCTTTCTTGAACATTAACTCTGAAACGGGTGTTGTTTACGCCTTAAAAAGCTTTGATTTTGAAGTAGTAAGAAAGTTTCAGTTCCAAGTTGTTGCAAAGGATTCAGGGACTCCACCTATATCCAGTCAACGCTGAACGTGTTTATTCTGGATCAGAACGATAACGTTCCAGTGATATTATATCCAGTCAACGCTAACGGTTCTGCTGAGGGTGTGGAAGAGATTCCCCGTAATGTGAACGGAGGTCATTTGGGTGACTAAAGTCAGAGCCTATGACGCAGATATAGGATACAACGGCTGGTTAttattttcactgcaggaagttaGTGACCACAGTCTCTTTAGTTTGGACCGCGCTATACAGGGACAGATAAGGACCCTTCGCTCATTCACAGAAACAGACGAGGCCCAGCATAAACTGCTCTCATACTGGTCAAAGACAATGGGAACGTTTTCACTCTCAGCAACAGCGACTGTGATTATCAAAGTTCTGGAGCCCAAAAGAGGCTTTTGCAGCTTCTGATGTGAAAAAACGTAGTAAAAGACGAGGGAGGGATGCCAAAACAACgtgacatttatttgatcataacgTTGGGCTCGGTTTCAGTGCTTTTTGTCATCAGCATCGTCGTTTTTATTGTAATGCAGTGCTCTAAATCGACAAACTATTCGTCCAAGTTTTCACAGGATACAAATTACGACGGGACTCTGTGTCACAGCATCCAGTACAGATCTGGAGACAAACGGTACATGTTAGTTGGACCCAGAATGAGTATCGGCTCTACTATAGTCCCGGGCAGTAATGGAAATACTCTAGTGATACCTGATCGCAGGAGGAGAGATTCTGGAGAGGTAAGATTGgcgattatttttttctttgtatgaaaTTACTTACTCGTACAGCTTCACAGACAGCCGACTAAATATGTTTGTCATAAAACTGATGAGCTAACTGCAAGTTAAGAATTTCTGACAATTGTTTTGCTTTGCAAAAAAAGTACAATGTGTATGCTTTACCAGGTTTGCTGTTGTTCCGAGTAGTGACATCGTAGAGGGAGCTGTCCGCTGCGCTGGTGCTGAAATTAGTTGCGATTTTCTCAAGAATGGGCTggatttttagtgaattaaacgTGGTTTAATTGTGCTCTCGCACACATCTGCACGAGTTGTTTGGGTTATATCTATGCACTTTATAAAATGATGTAGCACGTAGGTAAGGGGGAGACACTGAATTCtgatcattcattttaataattttacgtGGTTTTATACATTGTATGTGTGCTTCATGAAAAGCTTTTGAGGATTTGTCTTACTGTAGACCACTCGATGTCAGTATTGCTCCAGTATTTGTGTGGCAGATTAAGTCCTGCCCTTGATGATGCGAAAACGGGCTGTATTGTTCCTCACATTCGCGAGCTAATGAACAGTACCAACGGTAACAGGCTATGCTGAATGTATTAACAATGGATCAGTTTTGCTTCGCATTATGTATCTAACATTATATTGTGTCATTTAATCATCCAGAATATACTGATCATTGGAATAACGTTGCGGTGAACACAATGGAAGCCAGAGGACAAAGGCGTGGATGGGAGCGCTGGTGGATTTTTCTGTGTTTCTCTTTGCTTGTGTGCTTTGGACAGCAGGTTTCAGCGCAGATTAGATATTCTGTTCCAGAAGAGGTGAAAGTGGGATCTGTCGTCGGAAATTGTGCTAAGGATTTGGGTCTTGATGTCAGTACATTGGCGGACAGACGGTTTCGTATTGTGTCTGGATCTAATGACGCTCTTTTTCAGGTAAATCAGAACAATGGCATCTTGTATGTGGATAAGCACATTGACAGGGAAGAGGTGTGTGATGGAAATAGCGCCTGCTTGATTAATTTGAAAATAGTTGTCGAAAAACCTCTCGAAGTCCGTTATGTGGAGGTTGAAATCACAGATGTAAATGATCACTCTCCTTCTTTCCACGATAAAGACTTCTATCTAGAGATTTGGGAAAACACTGTAACTGGAACAAGATTTGAACTTCAAACTGCTCGAGATCTGGATGTGGGAGTTAATTCAGTCCGACATTACCAGATGAGTAAGAATGCGCATTTTGATTTGGAAATTAAAGATAGTGTATACGGAGATAAAACACCTTTCTTAATATTACAGAAACCATTAGACAGGGAATTCACTGAAATACACAGGTTGCTTCTAACAGCAGTGGATGGCGGAAATCCACCAAAATCGGGCACTCTTAATATCACTGTCTTTGCTCTGGACGTAAATGATAACCGACCCATATGCAATAGCGATACCTTAACGATAACATTGCGTGAAAATGCAATTGTTGACACTGTAGTGATGATTATAAATGCAAGTGATGCGGATAGTGGTCTAAATGGTGAAGTAGAATATACATACGGTAGAAACATGAAaccaaaaatacatgaaatatttcaATTAGATCGGACAACTGGTGAAATACGAGTTAGAGGCTTAATTGACTTTGAAGAAAATGAAGTCTACAGTTTGATGATAAGGGCATCAGACAAAGGGATTCCTCCTTCTAACACGGATTGTCATCTCATCATTAAAGTTGAAGATGTAAATGACAATAAACCAGAAATACAAGTAACATCTCTTTTAAATGTTGTTCCGGAGGACGCCAAAATTGGAACTGTTATTTCTCTCATAAGTGTAAGTGATAAAGATTCTGGGATCAATGGAAAAGTTGTGTGTAGCCTATCTGACAATGTGCCATTTGAGTTAAAACCGTCTGTTCAAGATAACATGTATTCTCTTGAAACAAAAGAACGCTTAGACCGAGAGTTAGTGTCCGAATACAATATCAAAATAACAGCAACAGATTTAGGTAACCCTTCTTTGTCAGCATATAAAACTATGTTTGTAAAGGTGTCAGATGTAAATGATAATATCCCAGAATTTTCGTCAAATCCTCTAGAgctttatttaactgaaaataacCCTCTAGGCGCTTCTATATTTTATGTCAGCGCATCAGACAGAGATATTAATGAAAATGCTGCCATAACTTATCATATTATTAGAGGTGGTGGGATACAGAACGATATGGCATCTGCAATGAATATAAACTCTGATACTGGTGTTATTCACGCGCTAAAGAGCTTTGACTTTGAAACTGTTAAAACGTTCCAGTTCCATGTTGTCGCTACAGACTCTGGAACTCCATCTCTCAGCAGTAACGTGACAGTAAATGTGTTTATTCTGGATCAGAACGACAACGTTCCAGTGATATTATATCCAGTCAGCGCTAACGGTTCTGCTGAGGGTGTGGAAGAGATTCCCCGTAATGTGAACGGAGGTCATTTGGTGACTAAAGTCAGAGCCTATGACGCAGATATAGGATACAACGGCTGGTTAttattttcactgcaggaagttaGTGACCACAGTCTCTTTAGTTTGGACCGCTATACAGGACAGATAAGGACCCTTCGCTCATTCACAGAGACAGACGAGGCCCAGCATAAACTGCTCATACTGGTCAAAGACAATGGGAACGTTTCACTCTCAGCAACAGCAACTGTTATTGTCAAAGTTGTGGAGCCCACGGAGGCTTTTGCAGCTTCTGATGTGAAAAACGCAGTAAAAGATGAGGAGGAAAACAAcgtgacattttatttgatcatcacTTTGGGCTCGGTTTCAGTGCTTTttgtcatcagcatcatcatcttGATTGTAATGCAGTGCTCTAAATCGACAGACTGTTCGTCCAAGTATTTAAAGGACACAAATTACGACGGAACTCTGTGTCACAGCATGCAGTACAGATCTGGAGACAAACGGTACATGTTAGTTGGACCCAGAATGAGTATCGGCTCTACTATAGTCCCGGGCAGTAATGGAAATACTCTAGTCATACCAGATCGCAGGAGGAGAGATTCTGGAGAGGTAAGAATAGCAGGTTCATACTAATTACAGTTACCGTTTTGCTTTGCTATTGTTAtacattatagttttaatttatgcaatatgttATGCCTTTAACTAGCCATGATTTCACAGCACACAATCTTGTTTAGTAGCTTACTCTGTTTGACAGATTTTATTGTCGGTTCGTATTGTAAGTAACCGCAGATTGCAGTGAGCTGTCCATTCTTCTGgtgctgattttctttttttttttctttctttctttctactttttttttgattttataaagtcataaataatgacagtggttgcaaattactgtaaatatatacgtaatttttgcttttttcagatgtttatttcatactgtttattttattttattttaagggcaTTCTTTCAAAATCAGACATTTTTGTCTTCGCTTTATGagtactttaaatgtatttatgtccaTGATCCCTTTAATTTGCTACATTTTCAGTTATAGTGATATGCAATTTATTAATGGTATTTTCACTTGCAAAAGTGACTTTTGTAATGGGTTCGACAGGGGATGTAACACTTTACACTGCACGATACAGAGTTGTTAAATCCTTCAGAATTATTCATCATATTTAAGAGATTAGTTGTTTGAAATGAACGGTAGACCGCTCGGTGTCAGTATTGCTCTATGTTATGATGAAGAGATTATGCCCTGCCCTAGATCGTGACATGCGCAGTGTTGCATTGTTCTGTACATTTCAGGAGCCACTGTGAGCCGAAAAAAAATATACTGCTTACGGTGGGCTAACGATGCGACCTAAGACATAATTTGAACTATTTCCTGATTTCTGGTACTACACGGTTTATCCTGTTGATAATAACTACGGATAATACATGTCTGGTTCTGGAATACTTTTGTTTTAATTGCTCGCCATGGGTAAGGATGGACAAAGGCGCAGATGGGGATACAGCTGGATTGCTTTGTGCTTGATGATGCATTGTGAAAAGCCTGTTTCAGCACAGATCAGATATTCTATTCCGGAGGAGGTAAAAGAGGGATCACAAGTGGGAAATATTGCTAAAGATCTCGGTCTTGATATCAGTTCGTTAGAGCACAGACGATTTCGTATTGTTTCTGGATCTAAGGACAGCTTTTTCCAGGTAAATCAGAACAATGGCATCTTGTACGTTCATAAGAAAATCGACCGAGAGGAGATTTGTAATGGAAATGGCGCATGTTTGCTAAACTTAAAGATTGCAGTTGAAAATCCACTCGAAGTTCACTATGTTGAGGTTGAAATAACAGATGTTAATGATCACTTCCCTTCCTTCCACGAAAAAGACGTTCACGTAGAAATTgcagaaaatactgtaaaaggCGCTCGCTTCGATCTTCCAACCGCAAGAGATTTAGATGCTGGCGTTAACTCTGTTCGATCTTATCGCCTCGGACAAAATGATCATTTTGAGTTAGAGGTAAGAGACAGCGAAGACGGTGATAAAAGTCCTTTTCTGCTTTTGCAAAAACCCTTAGACAGGGAACGTCAAGAGAAACACGTCTTAAAATTTACTGCCATCGATGGTGGAAATCCGCCAAAATCAGGGTCTTTAAATATAACTGTCTCGGTCCTCGATGTTAACGACAACCGTCCAGTATGCAACAGAGACACATAcactatttctttaaaagaaaacgaATCTCCCGGTTTTACTGTAACATTTGTTAATGCAACTGACCCAGATGAGGGCGTTAATGGAGAAGTTGAATATACTTACGGTAGAAACGTGCAGCGAAAAGTATATGATATTTTTGATCTGGACAAGGTAACAGGTGAAATACGTGTCAAAGGTAACATTGATTTTGAAGAGAACGAAATTTATAGCTTAAACATTAA
Encoded here:
- the LOC109113510 gene encoding protocadherin alpha-2-like; the encoded protein is MDVGGQWSRLPCRWITLSLLLCVGNLVSAQVKYNVPEEVKVGSVVGNIAKDLSLDVSNLAHRRFRIVSGPDDALFRVNHNNGELYVNKRIDREKLCDGNAVCSISLKCVIEDPLEVHYIEVEITDVNDNPPIFPRSEQQFEIAEHTLLGTRFQVQTARDPDLGINTVRHYKLSQNELFDIDIRERHDTKIPFLVLKKALDRERQGKHGLILTAIDGGNPPKSGTLNITVIVLDTNDNRPVFSRDSYTATILENAAPGTVVIKINATDLDDGMNGEIDFSLGENLEGKIHDLFTLDKSTGELQVKGKIDFEETDVFKLDVQASDKGQPPLIAEAELSIKVTDVNDNSPEIEITSLSNIISENVNPGTAIALISVSDKDSGVNGRVICTLPENMPFELKSSFKENIYSLVTKGRLDREVTSRYEITVTATDLGKPPLSSFKILYIQVSDVNDNAPEFLQNSYELYLSENNVAGASIFSVTAFDRDLNENALIAYNLNQGDLTSFLNINSETGIIYALKSFDFETTKTFHFQVFASDSGTPSLSSNVTVNVFILDQNDNVPVILYPVSANGSAEGVEEIPRNVNAGHLVTKVRAYDADIGYNGWLLFSLQEVCDHSLFSLDRYTGQIRTLRSFTETDEAQHKLLILVKDNGNVSLSATATVIVKVVEPKEAFAASDVKNTVKDEEENNLTFYLIITLGSVSVLFVISIIVLIVMQCSKSTDCSSKYLQDTNNDGTLCHSIQYRSGDKRYMSVGPRMSIGSTIVPGSNGNTLVIPDRRRRDSGEVRIVLNFLRLS
- the LOC109101870 gene encoding protocadherin gamma-A5-like, whose amino-acid sequence is MEARGQRRGWERWWIFLCFSLLVCFGQQVSAQIRYSVPEEVKVGSVVGNCAKDLGLDVSTLADRRFRIVSGSNDALFQVNQNNGILYVDKHIDREEVCDGNSACLINLKIVVEKPLEVRYVEVEITDVNDHSPSFHDKDFYLEIWENTVTGTRFELQTARDLDVGVNSVRHYQMSKNAHFDLEIKDSVYGDKTPFLILQKPLDREFTEIHRLLLTAVDGGNPPKSGTLNITVFALDVNDNRPICNSDTLTITLRENAIVDTVVMIINASDADSGLNGEVEYTYGRNMKPKIHEIFQLDRTTGEIRVRGLIDFEENEVYSLMIRASDKGIPPSNTDCHLIIKVEDVNDNKPEIQVTSLLNVVPEDAKIGTVISLISVSDKDSGINGKVVCSLSDNVPFELKPSVQDNMYSLETKERLDRELVSEYNIKITATDLGNPSLSAYKTMFVKVSDVNDNIPEFSSNPLELYLTENNPLGASIFYVSASDRDINENAAITYHIIRGGGIQNDMASAMNINSDTGVIHALKSFDFETVKTFQFHVVATDSGTPSLSSNVTVNVFILDQNDNVPVILYPVSANGSAEGVEEIPRNVNGGHLVTKVRAYDADIGYNGWLLFSLQEVSDHSLFSLDRYTGQIRTLRSFTETDEAQHKLLILVKDNGNVSLSATATVIVKVVEPTEAFAASDVKNAVKDEEENNVTFYLIITLGSVSVLFVISIIILIVMQCSKSTDCSSKYLKDTNYDGTLCHSMQYRSGDKRYMLVGPRMSIGSTIVPGSNGNTLVIPDRRRRDSGEVRIAGSY
- the LOC109044895 gene encoding protocadherin alpha-8-like, with translation MEAGGQRRKGECWRTVLCLLLCFGQQISAQIRYSVPEEVKEGSVVGNIAKDLALDVSTLMDRRFRIVSGSDEALFVVNQNNGVLYVQRKIDREALCDSIGACLINLKLVVENPLEIHYIVVEIIDVNDHSPTFTEKEKRLEISENTLQGTRFQLQAASDPDSVVNSVRLYKLSQNEHFDLEIRDRGEDKLPFLVLQKPLDREKDAEHNLFLTAIDGGNPQRSGTLNITILVLDVNDNRPVFSQDVYSTTLHENVQIGTLVMKILASDSDDGPNGEVSYTFGGDNKQNMFQIFTLDRLTGVIHVIGEVDFEKTNVYKLDIQASDNGQPPLTTDCRVIIKILDINDNEPTIEVTSLSKIVSEDSKPGTVISLISVTDRDTGVNGKSVCALSENVPFELKPSVQENMYSLVTKGNLDREIVSHYDITITAGDLGQPPLSSYKTLSVQVSDVNDNPPEFSLNPIELYMTENNAAGAPILTLSAFDKDLNENSVISYQIIKGNGTQSDMTSFLNINSETGVIYALKTFDFETVKTFQFYALATDSGTPSLSSNVTVNVFILDQNDNVPVILYPVSANGSAEVEEIPRNVNAGHLVTKVRAYDADIGYNGWLLFSLQEVSDHSLFSLDRYTGQIRTLRSFTETDETQHKLLILVKDNGNVSLSATATVIVKVVEPKEAFAASDVTTAVKDEEENVTFYLIITLGSVSVLFVISIIVLIVMQCSKSTDYSSKYLQDTNYDGTLCHSIQYRSGDKRYMLVGPRMSIGSTIVPGSNGNTLVIPDRRRRDSGEVRMVY